In Nocardia sputorum, a single genomic region encodes these proteins:
- a CDS encoding type IV toxin-antitoxin system AbiEi family antitoxin domain-containing protein, translating to MAGDVASRAIGSAEQGWRVLRRWAGRHAGFFTTRQVLRTGCGARVRAALGDGSVTRAGIGMLRLAGWPEGPLDEYAMWAAWFDGAAVVSHQSAAELHGLGSLRPRFLHLSVRTGRPPVTPRLAVVRRSLVGGDVESAGPFLVTTPVRTVLDLAEADIGQAALNEVVADAVAIRRCAGGEITDAGSRLSPRAARRVYQALAVA from the coding sequence ATGGCTGGCGATGTGGCAAGCCGCGCGATCGGATCCGCGGAACAAGGATGGCGTGTTCTGCGCCGTTGGGCCGGTCGGCACGCCGGTTTCTTCACGACTCGGCAGGTGCTGCGCACCGGGTGTGGGGCGCGGGTGCGAGCAGCCCTCGGCGACGGTTCGGTGACCAGGGCGGGGATCGGCATGCTGCGGTTGGCCGGGTGGCCGGAAGGCCCACTCGACGAATACGCGATGTGGGCGGCCTGGTTCGACGGCGCCGCGGTCGTCTCTCACCAGAGTGCGGCGGAACTGCACGGGCTCGGCAGCCTGCGCCCGCGTTTCCTGCACCTGTCGGTGCGCACCGGACGTCCGCCGGTCACGCCTCGGCTGGCGGTGGTGCGCCGGTCGCTGGTCGGCGGCGACGTGGAATCGGCGGGCCCGTTCCTGGTGACCACGCCGGTGCGCACGGTGCTCGACCTGGCCGAGGCCGATATCGGCCAAGCAGCTCTGAACGAGGTGGTCGCCGACGCGGTCGCCATCCGCCGGTGCGCGGGCGGGGAGATCACCGACGCGGGGTCGCGCTTGTCGCCGCGCGCCGCGCGACGGGTATATCAGGCGCTCGCCGTAGCGTGA
- a CDS encoding LmeA family phospholipid-binding protein — MSTNATSTSTITRRGLLIALTVVAVLLATVLVGGEAYARHTVSSCISSQFEKEMGSKIDVSFGPKPMLVTWIDGKVPSVRVNSADSKFGPAVGMGVHAVFRDVDVADPNGSVIGSSSADVTWSNEGIKETLGGMVSGVTSSADSGLLTLAVLGGIAELQLKPQIVNGAVQVETMSAELLGIGLPADFVQSIVDLFTQSLQSYPLGMTATEVKVTDSGVDVHLSGGRTQLESAGNSSDMRC, encoded by the coding sequence ATGAGTACGAACGCAACCTCCACCTCGACGATCACCCGGCGAGGCCTGCTGATCGCCCTGACCGTGGTAGCGGTTCTGCTCGCCACGGTGCTGGTCGGCGGCGAGGCCTACGCCAGGCACACGGTCTCGAGCTGCATCAGCTCGCAGTTCGAGAAGGAAATGGGATCGAAGATCGACGTGAGCTTCGGGCCCAAGCCCATGCTGGTCACCTGGATCGACGGCAAGGTGCCGTCGGTGCGGGTGAACAGCGCCGACTCCAAGTTCGGCCCCGCCGTCGGGATGGGGGTGCACGCCGTCTTCCGGGACGTCGATGTCGCCGACCCCAACGGCAGCGTGATCGGCAGCTCCTCCGCCGACGTCACCTGGAGCAACGAAGGGATCAAGGAGACCCTCGGCGGCATGGTCAGCGGGGTGACCTCCTCGGCGGATTCCGGCCTGCTCACCCTGGCGGTGCTCGGCGGCATCGCCGAACTCCAGCTGAAGCCGCAGATCGTGAACGGCGCGGTGCAGGTGGAGACGATGTCGGCGGAACTGCTCGGCATCGGATTGCCCGCCGATTTCGTGCAGAGCATCGTCGACCTGTTCACCCAGAGCCTGCAGAGCTATCCGCTCGGCATGACGGCGACCGAGGTGAAGGTCACCGACTCGGGCGTCGACGTCCATCTGTCGGGTGGGCGTACCCAACTCGAGTCCGCCGGCAACAGCTCCGACATGCGCTGCTGA